In Brevibacillus marinus, the genomic window CGGCGGCTGCGAAGATCGAGAATGGCGGTCATGTCCACCTCATTAAAGGTGGTCAGCATCGCAGCGGTACGCTGGGCCTCAAGCAACCTTTTTGCGATGGTTGCCCGGCGTCTTGACATGCGTATACGCTCTACAGGTTTGTCGCGGTTTATGCCTGCCGCAGATGCCCCGGTATGGGTGTGAACGTCGTCTGACCGTGCGGAATCTGTCCAGGGAACAACCGTCCTGGTACTTGATGGTGCGTCCTGTGAGGACGTTATCGTGTTCACCGAGGCGTGCGCTTTGACATCCTCTGCGGTAATTCTGCCCAGAGGATCGTGTATTTGTATACGTTCCACGTCTGCCCCCAGCTGTCTGGCCAGCTTTCGCGCAGCGGGGGTAGCGATTCGCCCGGGGCGGACATCTCGCCCGCTTGGCTCGTAACGTCGAGGTGCGGCTTCCGCCACCCTCTCATCCGATGGTAACGCGGGGGAAGCGGGCGGCTGATCGGTGGGTTCGGCAGCACCCTTAGGCGTCTCTGAGCCAACGCTTTCCTTCAGTAAGGCGATTACCTGCCCCACTTGAACGCTATCTCCTGCTTGGCTCAGTATCTTCTCCACGACCCCATCGTGCTCCGCGTTGATCTCCACATTTACTTTGTCCGTTTCCAATTCAGCCAGGGCATACCCCTGACGCACACGATCGCCTTCTGATACGAACCATTGGGAGATGGTTCCCTCCGTAATGGATTCGGCAAGCTCCGGTACTTTAATCTCAATCACGACTGCGGCCTCCCTTCGACGAGTCGTTTTGAAGCAATGGGATGCAAAGCCTCCTGGAGAATCCGACGCTGTTCAGCCTTGTGCAGTTCCGGTTGACCCTCCGCCGGACTGGATCGTTCTGGACGACCGATGTAGCGAACGCTCACCTTCCCGGAGGCGATTTTTCTCAGTCTCGGTTCCATATACGTCCAGGCCCCCATGTTTCGCGGCTCTTCCTGTACCCAGACGATTTCCTTTAACTGATTGCAGCGGCTGATCACTTCCGTAAGCTCATTCTCCGGAAAAGGGTACAACTGTTCCACCCGCACCAGATGTAAGCCGTCTGGCAACCGGTCTCCGCCATTCCCACCGGACGCCAGTTCCTCCTCCAGGTCAATCGCGATTTTGCCACTGCACAGAACCAGCCGCTCCGCCTTTTCCGCGTGATCTTTCAGCTCCGGCTGTTCGATGATGGAAACAAATTTTCCTTCGCTCAAAGCTGCACCGGGGGAAGCGACCCTCTGGTGGCGCAGCAAACCTTTCGGCGTCATGATGATCAAGGGGCGAGCTTTGCCTGTCCCCACCATCGCCGCCTGCCTGCGCAAAATGTGAAAATATTGGGCTGCGCTGGACAGGTTAGCCACTGTCCAGTTGTTTTCTGCGGCCAGCTGCAAGAACCGTTCCGGGCGGGCGTTAGAATGCTCGGGTCCC contains:
- the odhB gene encoding 2-oxoglutarate dehydrogenase complex dihydrolipoyllysine-residue succinyltransferase, translating into MIEIKVPELAESITEGTISQWFVSEGDRVRQGYALAELETDKVNVEINAEHDGVVEKILSQAGDSVQVGQVIALLKESVGSETPKGAAEPTDQPPASPALPSDERVAEAAPRRYEPSGRDVRPGRIATPAARKLARQLGADVERIQIHDPLGRITAEDVKAHASVNTITSSQDAPSSTRTVVPWTDSARSDDVHTHTGASAAGINRDKPVERIRMSRRRATIAKRLLEAQRTAAMLTTFNEVDMTAILDLRSRRQETFTKQHGVRLGFMSFFTKAVVGALKAFPMLNAEIQGEEVLLKHYYDIGIAVATDKGLVVPVLRNADRLSFAEIEREIASLAEKARTNSLSLSDLQGGTFSITNGGVFGSLLSTPILNTPQVGILGMHKIQTRPVAVDDEKMENRPMMYVALTYDHRIVDGKEAVSFLVKVKELLEDPESLLLEG